The stretch of DNA CGACGACGTGGTCGCGGCGATGCGGGTGCTGCAGGGTGCGCTGCTCGACATCGACGGCTCGACGGTCCGGGACGCCGCCCCCGACGGCGAGCTGTTGCTGGCCGAGGCGGGCGACTGGATCGTCGGCGCGCTGGTGGTTCGCGACGGCCACATCGAGGGCGTCGCCGTCCGCCGGAAGCGCCGGGGGGAGGGGATCGGCTCGGCGCTGGTCGAGGCGGCGGTCGCCGACGAGGACGGCACGGTTACCGCGGACTTCCGCGCCGGCGTCCGTGGGTTCTGGAAGGACCTCGGCTTCGAGGTCGAACAGGAAGGGAGTCGGTTCTGGGGCGTCCGAACGCCGTAGCGCCTCAGATCAGCGGCGCGACCAGTTCCCGGCCGGCGTCGAGCACCGCCTCGACCCGGGCGACCGTCGACGCCTCCGCATACACGCGGAGTTTGGGCTCGGTGCCCGACGGCCGAACCAGCAGCCACGAACCGTCCGCACAGAGGAGTTTGAAGCCGTCGACGGTGACAGTCCGCTCGACGGGAACCCCCGCCACCGCGTCGGGGATCTGGTCTTCGAGATCGTCGAGCACGCGTTCCTTCTCCGAGTCGGGGCAGTCGAGGCTGACCTTGTCCGCGACGATTCCGCCGTGCTCGGCTTCGAGGCGTTCGATCCGCCCGTCGTACGGCTCGTCGGCCTCGATCGCACAGGCCAGCAGCGCCATCAGGACGCCGTCTTTCTCCCGGACGTGCCCGCGGATCGAGAAGCCGCCGGACTCCTCGCCGCCCATCAGCGCGTCGTGCTCGCCCATCGCGTCGGCGACCCACTTGAAGCCGACCGCGGTCTCGACCACGCGCTCGCCGTGGGCCTCGGCGACGCGGTCGATCAGGAACGTCGTCGACACGGTCCGGATCGCGGGCCCGGAGTCCTTCTCCAGTAGCGCGTCGTACGTCGCGGCGAAGAAGCGGTTCTCGCCGAGGTAGCCCGCCGGGGTGATCACCGCGATGCGGTCGGCGTCGCCGTCGTTCGCGATCCCGATATCCGCGTCACCGTCGACGACGTGATCGGCGAGCGCGTGGAGGTTCGACTCGGCCGGCTCGGGCGCGCCGCCGCCGAACTCGGGGTCCTCGTCACACCGCAGGCGCTGGATCTCGGCGCCGGCGTCTTCGAGCACCGCGTCGGTCACGCCGCGGCCGGAGCCGTGCATCGCGTCGTACGCGACAGTGAGCCCCGAGAGATTGACGTTCCCGTCGTCAGTGCTGAACCCGTAGGAGGCCACCAGCTCCTCGACGGCGTCGGCGTGGGGGGTCACGAGGTCGTCACGGACGACGACGCCGTGCTCGCTCTCGGGGAGCGCCTCGGGCTCGCCGAGGTTCGCTTCGATGCGGTCGGTGACTTCGGGCATCGCCGGCGCGCCGTCGCCGGGGAAGTACTTGATCCCGTTGTACTCCGGGGGGTTGTGGGAGGCGGAGAGGATCACGGCGCCGGCGTAGCCCCGATCGACGGCGTTCCACACCGCGGTCGGGGTGGGGATGTCCCGTTCGGGCAGCAGCACGTCGAACCCGTTGTCGGTGAGCACGTCGGCGACGCTCTCGGCGAACCCCGGCGAGGAGGAGCGGGCGTCGTAGCCGACGACGACGGGGGCGGCGGTGCCCTCCTCTCGGAGGTAGTCGGCGACGCCCTGTGCGACGATGCGGACGCGGTCGTCAGTGAACGTGTCGAGGGTGGCCCGCCAGCCGTCGGTGCCGAACTGGATGGCGTCAGTGGGGTCGGTCATGGGTCGGAGTTGGTGGCTAAGGCTGAAAAAGGGACCCGTCACGCGGGGCGTTCCGACCCCCTTTTGGGCCGGTGTCGTGAAACGCGTTCACATGACCCGAGTCGTCGCCGTCAGCGGCAGCATGCGCGACGGGAGCTACACGAAGGCCGCCCTCCGGTACGCGCTGGACGCCGCCGAGACCGCGGGCGTCGAGACCGACCTGATCGACCTCGCGGCGGTCGACCTGCCGCTGTACGACCCCGACCGCGACACCGGCGAGGCCGGCGACGCCGCGGAACTGCTCGCGCGCGTCCGAGAGGCCGACGGCGTGCTCCTCGGCGCGCCCGTCTACCACAGCTCCTACTCCGCGGCGTTCCGGAACTTCCACGACTACTGCGGGTTCGACGAGTACGAGGAGACCGTCGTGGGGCTGCTGGTCACCGCCGGCGGCGGCACGATCGCCGACACGCTCAACGACATGCGCAGCACCGTCCGTGGGGTCCACGGCTGGGTGCTCCCGACGCAGGTCGGCTTGCGGAACGCCAGCAGCCGGTTCGCGGAGCGCCGCCGGGAGCCCGAGCCCGACGAGATCGGCGCCGACGCCGCGTACGCGTTCGTCGACGACGACCTCCGCGCCCGGACGTGTAAACTCGGCTACCGCGTCGGCACGTACGCCCGCCGCGCGCCGGAGTTCATCCGCATCGAAGACGAGCCCGAGTGGTAGGCGAGTAGCGTGACAGTCCGGCGCCGGCGATCGAGGAAGAGCCCTACGCCAGCTCCGGCGTCTCCGACGACGCGACCAGCCGCTCCTTCTCGGTCCGGGAGAGCTGTTTGATCTCGTGTTCGCGGGACATCGCCGCCGACTTCGTCTCGAAGGACTCGACGTGGACGGGCTCGACGGGGGTCCGCCCGCGGGTGTACTTCGCGCCCTCGCCGGCGTCGTGCTCGGCGACGCGGCGAGCCACGTCGGTGGTGTACCCCGTGTACAGTGTGTCGTCCGCACACGAGAGCACGTAGACGTAGTGCACGGTCGTTCCAGTGGTGCCGGGCGCCTAAGCGGTCCGGTCCGAAGCGGCACAAAAGTGGGAGCGGGTCGGGGGCCGGCGCGGCGCTGTACCACGCCGGGAGCGTGGCGGTCGTGTGGCGATACCCCGTCAGTGGGTTTCGGTACGGGTCCGGTCCCGGGCGACTTCCGCGATGCCGGCGTTCGCGGCACACGAGGGGCAGGCGTCGAGCCGGCCCTGCTCGTCGGCGAACACGCGGGCGAATCGCTCGGAGACGTGTGACCCGCAGTGGTCACAGCGTGACATCGGTTGTCCGGTATCCACCGGTACCGGCGATTGTGGGTACGCCACCCACGGGTCAATAGGTTTATGGGCATTCTGGCTCCCACGGCGTGAAACGAACGGTTCCGGGCGTCCTCGTCGGGTTTCGTTCAGTTCCCGTCGGCCGTATGCCCCGATTTCCAGCCCCGCTCGGGACGGCGCGGCGGCGCCGATCGAGCGGCGGACCGCCACACCTAAATGTCCTGATTTCGGCCCCTGGCGCGGTCCCTTCGGTCGATTTGGGAAATCTTATTAAGAGGGGTCGAGTAGCTAGGGACGCATATGTCCAACCTTATCGTCAAGGCCGCCGTCAAGGAGTACCTCGATGAGAAGAACGTTGCTTCGGACTTCTACGACGCCCTGGACGAGGAAGTCGAGGAGCTGCTCGACGACGCCGCTCGCCGAGCCGAGGAGAACGATCGGAAGACGGTCCAGCCGCGCGACCTTTAAATCCGGAAGCAGTCGTCCGGTTTCCGTTTTTCGCGTCCTAACCGGGTAGCGATAGCGCCGTCAGTACGACGTGATCTCGACGCTGTCGTCGCGTCCGACGTGCACCTCGTCCACCAGCCCGACGAACAGCCCGTGCTCGACGACGCCCGGGACGGCCGACAGCGTCCGCGCGAGCGCGCCCGAATCGTCGATCTCGCCGAACGCGCAGTCGAGAACGAGGTTCCCGTTGTCGGTGACGACGGGGCCGTCCTTGCGCTCGGCCGCCCGGAGTTCGGGCTCGCCGCCGGCCGCCCGGACGGCGTCGGCGACCGGGGATCGCGCGGCCGGCAGCAGTTCGACCGGGACGGGGTGTGAGAGCCGCTCAGCCTCCTTCGTCGGGTCGGCGACGACGACGAACCGTTCGGCGGCGTTGTCGACCAGCTTCTCCCGGGCGTGGGCCGCGCCGCCGCCCTTGACGAGCGCCCCGTCGGCCGCGACCTGGTCGGCGCCGTCGATCGCCACGTCGGGCGTCGCCTCGTCGAGATCAGTCAGCGGAATCCCGACCTCGCGGGCGAGCTCCCGCGACTGGTAGGAGGTGGGGATACCCCGGATATCGAGGCCAGCGTCGACGCGGTCGCCCAGCGCGCGGATTGCGTGGGCGGCGGTGCTCCCCGTCCCGAGGCCGACCACGTCGCCGTCGTCGGGAATCTCGGCCGCCGACTCGCCCGCCCGCCGCTTCGCGTCCTCGCCGCCGCCGGTCTGCTTCATGCGCCGGCGTTGGAGTGGGGGGAGCAAAGGCGCGTCGGCACGTCCGTGGGTCGGGGATCAGCGGTCGATCCCGACGACGGTGACTCGGCCGCCATCGAACGAGACCGCCCCCTCGCCCCCCGTCGCGACGACTGTCAGCGGCGCCGGGGCCGCCGGCCGATCGGTCGGGAACCACGCCCGTCCCGGCGCCGCGAGCACGAACGCGCCGGCCTCGTCGCCGAGGTACGCGAACCCCGCATCCGGCGAGCCGTCGACGTCGAACACGTCCGCGAGCGCCGCGGCGACCCTCGGGACGTCGTCCACGACGACGCCGATCTCGCCGACGTCGAGCAGCGAGTCGGGGCCGAACTCGCCGCCGTCGTTCGAGCCCGCACGCCCGTCGCGTGCGAGGAGTTCGAGCACGTTTCCCGCGGGGTCGAGGGCGTACATCGCGGTGGCGTCGAGGTACTCGTAACGGAACTGCGTCCGATCACCGTCGGCCAGCAGGTCAGCGCGGGCGTCCAGCCACCTCGTGGCGGCGGCCGCGCTGCCGCCCGGGACGGAGAACGCGACGTGGTAGGTCGGCGCCGTGTCGGCAGTCGCGCGCCGGAACTCCACCGTCGAGGCGCCGACGTCACCAGAACGCTTCGCGTTCTGGTTGGCAGCCGAGAATCTCCGATTCTCGTCGACGGCGACGACGAACCCCTCGGCCGTGTCGCTCACGGGCAGACCGAGCCTCTCGGCGTAGAACGGGCGGAGGGCATCGGGGTCGGCCGTCGCGAGCGTGACCGAGCGGAGGCGCATCACTCCAGCCGGTCCAACACTGCCTCGGGCTCGTACGCCAGCGAGAGCGAGCGCGAGCGGCCGCGACCCTCCACGTCGGCGTACTCGGTCTCCAGCACGCCGAGCTGTTCGAGCTTCTTGACGATCTCGGAGTAGCGCGTGTAGCCGAGATCTGTCTCCTCGTGGAACGCGTCGTACACGTCGCCGGCCTGCTCCCCGCCGTGTTCGGCGACGACCCGGACCAGCGCGCGCTCGGAGTCGGAGAGCTCACGGAGGCTGCGCGCGAGGTGGACGTACTTCGAGCGCTCGTACGCCTCCTCGATGTCCTCCTCCTCGATCGTTCGCGAGCCCCGCATCTCGGCGTTGAGCCCGGCGCGGCGCAGGAGGTCGATCCCGACCCGGAGGTCGCCGCTGTCGGCGGTGAGTTCGGCGACGCGGTCGAGTTCGGGCGCCGAGAGCACGCCGTCGTGGAAGCCGCGATCGACGCGCTCCCGGAGGATGTCCACGATCTCGGGGGCGTCGTAGGAGGGGAAGAAGATGTCCTCCGGGCGGAACACGCTCTGGACCCGGGAGTCGAGTTCGTCCATCACCGACAGCGAGAGATCGGAGGAGACCACGACGACGCCGATGCGCGCGCCGGCGTGGGTCTCGTGGGCCCGCAGGAGGGAGTACAGCGTGTCAGAGGCTTCGTTCTCGTAGAACAGGTAGTTCACGTCGTCGAGCGCGACGATGAGTACCTCCTCCTCCTCGACGAGCCGGTCGGTCACCTGCTCGAACAGCTTCTTGAAGGAGACGCCGGAGGAGGGCGGCTCGTAGTCGAACACGCTCTGGAACAGCCGCGAGAACACCGCGTACCGCGTCGAGTCGACCTGACAGTTCACGCGGACGGTCCGGACGTTCGGCGCCTCGACGCCGAGTTCGCCGAACAGCTTCTGGACCGCGGTGGTCTTCCCCGTCCCCGGCGGCCCGCGGATCACGGTGTTGAGCGGGCGGGAGCCACGGACGGCGGGCCGGAGCGCGTACTTCAGGCTCTCCAGCTGGCTCTCGCGGTGTTTGAACGTCTCGGGGACGTAGTCGACTTCGAAGACGGACTCGTCGCGGAACACGGATTCGTCCCACGAGAGCATGCCGTCGGGGTCCCCGGTCATGGCTCGATGTGACGTCGGTGACCACTTAACGGTTTACGAGCGATGGGTGGGGTGTTTGGACTGTGTGGCCCGACCTTTTGCTGCGGGCCCCCGGAGAGGCCCTTGCAAAAGCTCGACCAAAAGCCTCCTCGCTCCCGTTGTCTGCGGGCGACCCACGCGTCGCCCGCATGGCCTGAGAGACGGCTCCGCCGTCTCTCTCTGGTCGCTCGTCGGCCCGCGCTCACTACGTTCGCGCGGTCGGCAACCGAGAAACGCGATACAGAATCAGGCCAGCGGCGTCCGCTCCACCACGGTCCCGTCGTAGTTCGGGTACTGCTCGACGATCTCGCCGTCCTCGACGTCGCCGTCCTCGATCATCTCCTCCAGCAGCCACCACGCGACCTCGACGTGGTCGGACTTCACCGTGTAGTACTCCTCGGGCACGCCCAGTTCCTCGAAGCGCTCCGGGTCGGCGTAGCTCTTCCCGTAGACGAGCGTCCCGTCGTCGGTCACGTCGTCGAACTCCCGGCGGACGTTCCGGGCCATCCGCTTCAGCCGGCGGCGGTGCTGGGCGGCGTCTTTGAACACCGAGGTGCAGAAGTACACCTTCTCGTGGTCGCCCATCACGTCGAGGATGTCGCCGCGGCTGTCCTCGACGGCGCTCATGTGGCCCTCCTTGCGCTCGAACCCCTCCGCCTGCATCCGGCGGTAGTTCCCGTCGGACATCTCGAACTCGTTGACGTTACAGAAGTCGGCGGCGCCCTCGTCGAGGAACTCCAGGAACTCCGGCTCGGGCCGGATGCCGGGAATCTCGAACGCCGGCGTCAACCCCTCCTCGCGGGCGATGTAGAGGATCTCCTCCCACTCGGTGCCGTGCATGTCGCCCCACAGTTCGAGGGGTGGGTGGAAGCGGATCTCGTCCAGCCCCGCCTCCGCGAGCCGGCGCATGTTCTCCCGGCCGCCGGTAATCCCGGTGTAGAGGTGGATGTGGTGGTCCTCGCCGAACTCGTCTTTGAGCAGTTCGATGTAGTGGCAGGTCCGTTCGAGCACTTCCTGTGGCTCGCCGCCGGTGATGGAGGAGCCCAGCGCGTCCATCTTCTTCGCCTCCGCGATCACGTCCTCGTCGCTCTCGACGGGCCGCTCGTTGGCGTACACCTGCTCGACGTTCTTCCGGTTCTCGCCGAGGGGACAGTAGAAGCAGTCCCGCTGGTCACAGTAGCCGTAGACGAACATCACCATCTTGCCGCCCTTGGCACACTGTTCACAGCCCTTCGAGATCATCAGTTACCCTCGCTACCCGGCCGAGCCCCAAAAACGGCACGGTGCGGCCGTGTGGCGGCGTCTCACGGACTCGCGGCGGCCGACGCGGCCCTCACTCCTCGGCTCGGAACCGAACCTCGATCGCGTCCGGCCCCTGACAGCGACGGCACCGTCGATCCGGGTCGGCTCGTACCCGCTCGCCCCGAGGCGGTCCCGGAGCGCGTCGAGCGAGCGCACTTCGAGGAGGACGTGTCCCACGACGTCCCGGCAGAACGCGGAGGTCCCCTCGAGATCGTCGACTCACCCCTTCCACGCGTACCACAGCATCGGCGCTGCGAACACCACCGAGAACAGTCCGGCGTAGGCCACGACGACCACCCCGCCCTCGGCGGCGTCGCCGACGAGCAGGGCGAGTCCCGGTCCCGTCGCGAGCACGCCGAGCGCGAACAGCGCGACGACCGCCCGCTCGGTCCGACCGATCGGCTCGGCCTCCGGATCGGCGGTGACGCCCGCAGCGAGACGCTTTCGGACTTCGGCAGCCTGCCCGGAGGGGACGGCGATTAGGCGGGGGTTCCGGAAGCTGTCGGCGCCACGTGCGTAGGAGAGCCGGAAGACGGTCACGCCGATGAGGTCGAGCGATCGGACGCCGGACAGGGACCGGAGGGTGGCGGTGGCGTACTGGGTCTCCAGCCGGCCGTCGGCGTCGATACTCGCCTCGGTGTGCAGCGCCATCGCGATCACCCCGGCCGCGAAACTCACGACGGCGACGGCGCCGGCTGCGGCCCGCGAGTGCTGTAGCGCCGCGAGCATGGCAGTACCACACAGCGTCGACGCCGCGAGCGCGCCCCGCCAGCTCGGTGACCAGCCCTCGTAGCCCACCGACGCGGTGGTCTCACCGCTCTTGATCGCCGCCAGGACCGGCGGCCGGGCGAGCGCGACGACGACCGCGATCGCGAGCAGGAACACTGGCCCCCACGACCCCTCCAGCGCGAGGGAGACCGTGGCGACGACGGCCCCGCCCGCAAGCACGAGCGCGACGGCGCCTATCGGCCCGTAGAGCCCGTACCCGAGCAGGGAGAGCGGACGGTTCGTGTCGGGGGAGACAGTCCACGAGAGCGAGCCGTCCGCCTCTCCGTCGTCGTCGGTCGGCGGCGGGGTGGAGGGCATCGTCCGTCGTTGCTGCTCGGCCGAGATAAACTCCGCCCCCGAAAACAGATATGCCCCCGCGTCGTATCCCCCCGCGATGCTGCTGGTCCTCGCTGTCGACCTCGACGACGACCTCGGTCGCAAGACCGGGCTCTCCACGCCCGTACTGGGCCGGGAGGACGTCGAGGACGCCGCCACGCGGCTCGCGACCGCCGACCCTGAGGACTCCGACGTGAACGTGCTGTTCCAGGCGATCCACACGCGCGACGAGCTCGCCGGCGACGGCGAGGAAGTCGCAGTCGCCGCCGTCACGGGCGTCGACGGCAGCGACGTGCGGGCCAACCGCGCGGTCGGCGAGGAGGTCGACACCGTGCTCGCGGCGCTGTCGACCGGCGAGAACGTCCGCGCGGTCGTCATCACCGACGGCGCGCAGGACGAGTCCGTGC from Halolamina sediminis encodes:
- a CDS encoding phosphoglucomutase/phosphomannomutase family protein, translated to MTDPTDAIQFGTDGWRATLDTFTDDRVRIVAQGVADYLREEGTAAPVVVGYDARSSSPGFAESVADVLTDNGFDVLLPERDIPTPTAVWNAVDRGYAGAVILSASHNPPEYNGIKYFPGDGAPAMPEVTDRIEANLGEPEALPESEHGVVVRDDLVTPHADAVEELVASYGFSTDDGNVNLSGLTVAYDAMHGSGRGVTDAVLEDAGAEIQRLRCDEDPEFGGGAPEPAESNLHALADHVVDGDADIGIANDGDADRIAVITPAGYLGENRFFAATYDALLEKDSGPAIRTVSTTFLIDRVAEAHGERVVETAVGFKWVADAMGEHDALMGGEESGGFSIRGHVREKDGVLMALLACAIEADEPYDGRIERLEAEHGGIVADKVSLDCPDSEKERVLDDLEDQIPDAVAGVPVERTVTVDGFKLLCADGSWLLVRPSGTEPKLRVYAEASTVARVEAVLDAGRELVAPLI
- a CDS encoding NADPH-dependent FMN reductase: MTRVVAVSGSMRDGSYTKAALRYALDAAETAGVETDLIDLAAVDLPLYDPDRDTGEAGDAAELLARVREADGVLLGAPVYHSSYSAAFRNFHDYCGFDEYEETVVGLLVTAGGGTIADTLNDMRSTVRGVHGWVLPTQVGLRNASSRFAERRREPEPDEIGADAAYAFVDDDLRARTCKLGYRVGTYARRAPEFIRIEDEPEW
- a CDS encoding GIY-YIG nuclease family protein, yielding MHYVYVLSCADDTLYTGYTTDVARRVAEHDAGEGAKYTRGRTPVEPVHVESFETKSAAMSREHEIKQLSRTEKERLVASSETPELA
- a CDS encoding DUF7563 family protein; this encodes MSRCDHCGSHVSERFARVFADEQGRLDACPSCAANAGIAEVARDRTRTETH
- a CDS encoding DUF1931 family protein yields the protein MSNLIVKAAVKEYLDEKNVASDFYDALDEEVEELLDDAARRAEENDRKTVQPRDL
- the rpiA gene encoding ribose-5-phosphate isomerase RpiA, with product MKQTGGGEDAKRRAGESAAEIPDDGDVVGLGTGSTAAHAIRALGDRVDAGLDIRGIPTSYQSRELAREVGIPLTDLDEATPDVAIDGADQVAADGALVKGGGAAHAREKLVDNAAERFVVVADPTKEAERLSHPVPVELLPAARSPVADAVRAAGGEPELRAAERKDGPVVTDNGNLVLDCAFGEIDDSGALARTLSAVPGVVEHGLFVGLVDEVHVGRDDSVEITSY
- a CDS encoding VOC family protein, whose protein sequence is MRLRSVTLATADPDALRPFYAERLGLPVSDTAEGFVVAVDENRRFSAANQNAKRSGDVGASTVEFRRATADTAPTYHVAFSVPGGSAAAATRWLDARADLLADGDRTQFRYEYLDATAMYALDPAGNVLELLARDGRAGSNDGGEFGPDSLLDVGEIGVVVDDVPRVAAALADVFDVDGSPDAGFAYLGDEAGAFVLAAPGRAWFPTDRPAAPAPLTVVATGGEGAVSFDGGRVTVVGIDR
- a CDS encoding ORC1-type DNA replication protein is translated as MTGDPDGMLSWDESVFRDESVFEVDYVPETFKHRESQLESLKYALRPAVRGSRPLNTVIRGPPGTGKTTAVQKLFGELGVEAPNVRTVRVNCQVDSTRYAVFSRLFQSVFDYEPPSSGVSFKKLFEQVTDRLVEEEEVLIVALDDVNYLFYENEASDTLYSLLRAHETHAGARIGVVVVSSDLSLSVMDELDSRVQSVFRPEDIFFPSYDAPEIVDILRERVDRGFHDGVLSAPELDRVAELTADSGDLRVGIDLLRRAGLNAEMRGSRTIEEEDIEEAYERSKYVHLARSLRELSDSERALVRVVAEHGGEQAGDVYDAFHEETDLGYTRYSEIVKKLEQLGVLETEYADVEGRGRSRSLSLAYEPEAVLDRLE
- a CDS encoding radical SAM protein encodes the protein MISKGCEQCAKGGKMVMFVYGYCDQRDCFYCPLGENRKNVEQVYANERPVESDEDVIAEAKKMDALGSSITGGEPQEVLERTCHYIELLKDEFGEDHHIHLYTGITGGRENMRRLAEAGLDEIRFHPPLELWGDMHGTEWEEILYIAREEGLTPAFEIPGIRPEPEFLEFLDEGAADFCNVNEFEMSDGNYRRMQAEGFERKEGHMSAVEDSRGDILDVMGDHEKVYFCTSVFKDAAQHRRRLKRMARNVRREFDDVTDDGTLVYGKSYADPERFEELGVPEEYYTVKSDHVEVAWWLLEEMIEDGDVEDGEIVEQYPNYDGTVVERTPLA